GTTTGATATATTTCCTATTCATACAGACACAATGTATGTCGCATTGTACTCATTATGCACTAATATCGTGCCAAATCTGGACTTTGTAGCTGCATGCTTTAGAACATTAAGCGACGTTAAACGTTTTAGCATGTCCCTGTAATAGAGAGGGGACGCGAGTtaatctttaacttttttttagtaactatgtgtgtatataaaaaataacttgatAAATGTCGTGATCGGGAAGGGTTTAACTAAACATTCTACCAATGAAGGCTTTTTAacctgcatgtttgttttaaatgtgctctGTTACACCTACATTGCACAGTGCCTCAGTTAGAAACAGGTAGACATGGTGCGTCCTTCTGCGGTGATTCTCTACTGACCAACTCTGCTTCCCCTCCTTCCTCCCGCTAGACTCCTTCTTCGCTAACGGCCCAAGCGAGGACGATGACGGCGGCGAGACTGCCTCCGTCGGTCCGGCCCTTAAACCGGAGCAACCCCGATTAACCTGCTACGAGGATAGGATGACCCTCAAATTACCGGGCAACGGCGTGAATGCGCTCAGTGTGAGAGGTGAGGGCGGGGAGGGGGCACTCTGCGACTGTTTTATATACAAGGGCACTAAACTAAATACTGGTGCGAGTCTTAATTCAAATGCACTATAGTTAACTGGCCGTATAGGAGAAGTAATTATTCTAAATAAAGCAAGATATTAACTTGGGTATTTGACATCTGTTTAGCTAATGTTTGTACCGTCCTGAAGCGAGACTTGTAACCTGGCAAGTCTTGAAACACATTAAGATTACAACATTCCATCTTGTAGTGTTAGAATCTGGACTCTTTTAATATTGTCCCATCTCCGTCCTGCTACTATATAGAAGTCAAATGTTTACTGTTTAAGTTGGGGCGTGTGGTCCCGGTAGAGCGGCACATCAGAATGTGGTAGGCATACCCGTCAGACACCAGAAAATGTACGCTGTGATTGAGTACTGACATCACTAACTACTAGTTAACTCGCAATCGTACAGGTTTACAATGTTACAGTTCCACTTCTACATCACCAGTTAGTAACACTTGCTGAATTGTGGAAAATTACTTCAAAAGCAAAACTCTACAGATTGAGCTAAAATCATTCAGTGTAAATGCGTACTACAAAATAACCAGACTGCTCTCATCGTGAAGGATGACGTCATACACGTgtctatttatttctttagtgAAGAATCGCCTTGTCCCAGTCACGAGCCTGGTTGGGTTTTGCAAGTACAGCGTGACGTTTAGTGGGGACTACAGCTTGTTTACAGCCTCCTTCAAGGGCTGCAGCGTGAAGATCCGGGTAAGTTGCTTTAACTCCTTGTCTGTGGGTTTGGAGAATTCAGAGACTCTGAATCCATCACGAAGTACTCCGTGCAGAAATTAAACTCCTAATTAGCTGGGATGTTTGGATAGCAGGTAGACTACCTCAAATATCCATGCATTGTAGTTGGACTGGTTTTGTACTTGTCACATCGGTTATTAATCGTGGAAACTGAGGGACCACTGAGTAAACATGatgtgttttttacatctggcaaggatcctagcagcgccattctggactagctgcagttggttagTGGTGCATGCAGGGAGACTACCATATacagttgcagtagtcaagaggagacaaatgcatgactaTCTCTGCAGCTAGGAGGGAAGGTAGGGGTGGACTTTGTAGAtctttcaaagatggtagaaggaagatttgccCATGGAGATGTGGGCATCCCAAGGAGatgttgctgtcaagaagtacaccaaggctttgtgctgtgggggaaggcagcagacagtttctgaggttcagggcagctgtATTTAGATTCTACTCGGAGGAGTTCAGGTTTGCTAGTGCTTGGATGAATTGGCAGGCATCCAGGCCTTCAATGCAAGCTGAGAGTTGGACCATGGCTAGATTTAATTCTATCTAGCTGCAAAAGTAAAGTCTGAATGCACAGCTTGTGTTTCAGTCTCAAAGGACTGAGGCCATCTAGGTTAATACCTCCCCATTACAGTCTTAGATGGTTGCTTTGATAGCAGTTTTGGGACGCCCTGGTGTtactgtttatttcttgtttaggAAATAGATGGGATCCTCTCCTTTGTGCTCACTGTGTTCTCAAGGAcggggggtgcagggctggtgATGAGGTGTCCAGAGAACACCCCCAAAGTTCTTCCCAATGCAGCCTGTGGGGTCACCACTGTAACCTTTGAACTGCCAGAGGGACCCCTAGAGGAGGTCACAATCACAAGTGAGCATGATATTTGTCTGGctagaactacagctcccatcatgTCTATGCACCTGCAGCAGTGGTgagatgctgggagctgtaggcTTAGACTCGTGAGCTATGCTGTAGTCTTTATATTCTGATACAAACTATATATGCAGATTGCAATATCTAGCAGTCTCTCTATTGACTTCTCGTTTGAATGAAGTGACTTGCAAATTTAAAATACTACATGGAGCTTGGTGTTGCTGCTTGTATGTTCTGTTTCTCAGACCTGTCTGGTTTGGAGATGCTGATCAACGATGCCCCAGATGAATGTGCTTTCTACCTGATGAAGGGAGATGGGATGAATGTGCTCACAATCCCTTACTATGCCAAGGATGAAGGCTGCCCTCTCCTAACACAGGTACTGGGGTCAAAGTGTCAGCTGActgtacttttaataatcaaCTAAGGACCAGCGGCTGTTGGCATTAAACACATTCTTCCCTTGACTGAACATTGGAGTCAATATCAAAGCTGTTTTCTGCAACACCCTTAACTCCAAGGGAGGGAATTCACTTCAGTGTTTTATATAAACAGCCAGTGAACAGCACTTGGCCCTGCAGCCCCTATGGCTGGGGCCATTCATACAAGAAGGCAATTGCACAGTGTTTTGATCTGAAGTGGTTTTTCCAGAATTGCCCTTAACCCATTATATTGTACTTTGAATAtctgaacacaagctgtatttgtaattgttacaTGTTGGTGTTTGTGGTTAACAATTTAAGTATCCATGTTAAATAACCAGTATGTGTAAAATGCTCCACTTTCAAAGTGAAACCCGAAAAGGGGTAAGACTGTAGCTTGTGCATACACACGCGGTTGGTGGCCTTGTTAAGGTCTGCAGGGGGGCCATGTCAGCTGGCACGAGCACTATTCTAACCTGAATATTTCTCCCAGAACAATACCCTGGTGTTCCCTGTGACGTACAAGGATGTGGAGGGACGACCAGGCTCCATAGAGCAGAGGTGTCTCCCATTCGAACCCCCAGCTATCTGTGGCCCCACCAGCATGAGTACAGATCTGCCAGAGGGGCCACTAGACCAGGTCTTCATCCTGGGTGAGTTTGAGTGGCAGGGGCTGGTTTTCAAAGGCTCTTACTGTTCATCATGAATGGCAAGATGACTGCTATTGTGTAGCAGTGCACCCTTTCCAGGCTTAACTAAGAGCTTGATTCGCCACTGTGTATAGGGAACAAGCCTGTGTGTCAAAcgcctagtgaaaccaggaatggataaaactgctatgcaatgtgtCACTTCCATCCCTGATGTCAAAGCTTGGTTTAGAGATGGTTAGCCTGCCtctttaggggggggggggcagtgatgTTACAGGGTGTGCATTAAGTCCTATTGGACAGTAGTTtctatgtgcttgattagccagtgtataggtaaccaGCTGAGGGGTGTCTTATTCAACTACTAGTGAGACCAGTAATGGATCCCTAGCTATACTTCCTTAAACAGCAGATCTATTGGCAAGTTGCATCCCCTCCCCATGGAGCGAGTGCTGTAGCTATACCCACCTCCTTGTCTTTGTAGATGGGAAGAACAGTCTGGTTGCTGTGAAGGCTAATGGCAGCTGTGGCTATCGGCTGGTCCAGGGGATTGGGAAGAATTACTTCATGGCTCCGTACAATGCTTGTGATGTGTTGAAACAGGTGAGGCTGTCTGTGTGAGCAAGCAGGGACCTGGTCAATTACAATTGGAACTGTCATTCGTAATCCTTTACAATGTAGGTGATTGTAGTCTAACTTGGCACACGTGTAATTCCTGTATTTGATCTCTTACTCAATAACAGCACAGCAATGTGTGAAAGCATTTGAGAAGCATTACAAATCTTGTACAAAAAAAAGCAGGGTAAAATGAACCCTTCAGTGTCCCAGTGAAAGCTGCCGAAGTGTGGTAATGGCTTCttataccatgctttcactgagcCTAGTTCTTGGCAATGGTAAATGAAACATGCATTTGTGGAGACTtctcattgtgtgtgtatataacccTTATTTCTTTCTAGAACATTGACAGCCATGTCTACTACTCGCTGTTGGTTTCGTTCTCTGGTATAAACAAGGTGACTCGCTTGAGGCAtatgaagtgccgtgtcctggcTAAGCGCGAgatcctccctcctccctctctccctccccaccCTGCTGCCGTCTCGGTCTCCTGCAGCGAGGGGTGCATGACTGTGCTGCTGCCTGCCGGTCCCCTCGATCTGGTCAAAGTCAAGGGTGAGTGAGGCTGGATTTGACTGTCAAAGGCATGATTTTAGCGGAGCATTGCCAAACAGACTCATTAAAGCTGCTGGGTTTTGTCTTggttttattgtaatgctgaTTTAAACAAGCTACTGACTCTCTGGGGCTGCATGGAGGCAGAGCGTGGCTTTGGTAATGATATGATTTTAAATTCAGAGCCATGGTGGTGATGTCCCTAACCCAGGCtatatgtatttctgttttgtagaTGACTCCAATAATCTGGTTGAGGTGCAGTCTGCACCAAGTGCCTGCGGCTACACTCTAGAGGAGAAGGATGAAAAGACAGTCTTTACAGTGTCTTACACAGCCTGCCATGTCAAGACCTTGGTAAGAGCCTGACCTCTGcccccagtcctggggttcagagcagatttaccaggAGTCTGCTTGACCTTGTCTTCAGTAATATATCTGAACAAGGGGGAGTTCTGTaagccaggactgggtgcagtcTGTCAGTCTGTTTGTTACTGGATGTGTATTGTGCCAATGTCTCCATCTTTGTTTTCTAGAATAACTTTTATGTCCTGACTGTGCTCTTCACACTCTACTCGGGAGTGATGAGGGAGGTGACGGTATCTTCCTGCCCTGTACCCCCAAATCTCATCCCCAGAGAAGGTGGGTTAATTAACTCCCTCCTATTGCAAAGCAATTTCACCTGTTCCAGCTTGTACACTGAGCTTTATCCCCAGTATATAGCTAACAAGCTTGGGTGTGTGCCATGACAATCTACTGTGCTAGCAGGGTCCAAAACCACCCCAAATAACACGTCACCGTGAATCACTTtatattggcttttttttttttttttttttttttttgggggggggggggggggatattttaaCTTTGATACAATTGACTGCAACCTATAAACCATTCTGAATACAGAAAGAAACCAAGCTTTTAGTAAGCTGAATAGATGCATTGGGTCGCTTTCTCTTGATTTGGAGCGTTTATGTCTAAAGTAACTACACACGGTCTGTTCTGTATTCCTCCTTCAGTGGCCGAGCACATCTGTCTATTAATAGTTAACTATTGTCAGTCTAGTCCATATTGCACAATTCAGTTTCTTGCACTGCTTGTCCTTAAAACTAATTATCAAGACTGGTACATGTTTGCCAACATGATGTTGGAATTGAGTTTGGTGTGTGTGGCAACAAATTGCACATGCAGGCTTATCCAGTTGCTTTGAAATACTACCCATATTGTCAAATCTTTCTGATGTCACAAAGCTCTGGGTATTTCCTTCATTGTGGcgactgcttcaccctgctggactgCATGCATTGAATGataaataggattcaatcctatttcaTGTTGCCTGTGGTGTGAGATACCTATCAAGTATAGGTTTTGCTTGTTGCATTGTCTGGTGTGTAGATGCCTTTAATCTTCCAAGCAGCAATCCATACAAACCCAAGCCTCTGTCTTCACTCATTTCACTCTGAATGATAAATCCACTTGCCTGTCTTTTCCTGCAGGCTGTATGATCCCAGCTGAGCAGCAGCTTCCCTGTGGCCCCTCTAAGATCTCTCCAGCACAGTGCCGGGCTAGAGGCTGCTGCATGAACTCCAGAACCTCCCGCTGCTTCTATCCTCTAGAGAGTAAGCATCCCCATTCCTCCTCCAATACACTGTTTCCTCTTGCATTCATTGGTGTCATGCACATCTCTCCTTTCCCATTGGTGCAATAGGCCTGGGCTCCAATCTGGGCTGCTAGTGGGTTCATGGTCATTGTCTTGGTTATTAAAACCCTGTGTTGGATTCTCTCCTCAGTGTGCACAGCAGACAAGCACTTTGTATTTGCTGTTTACCGCAAGTCTTTCAATACTGAGATCAACACTGCCAGTCTGGCGATCGCTGGGGACCAGTCCTGCCTCCCAGTTCTCTGCACTCCAGACTATGCTATCTTCAAATTCCCAGTCACTGGCTGTGGGACCCGCACTTTTGTGAGTTCCCTTTCTGAGGTTTGAATGGAGAATTTCAGAAGTAACCCTCTGTGCATGGCGCATCTATTTTTAGGCACACATTTAATTGACTAAAGTAAagagtgtgatttttttttttaaagatggttaGCTGTCCTTTTGGAGGACCAATGATGTGATGACCTGGATTATAACCCTCTGTGCAGGTTGTAGGGGAGACTACAGTCTACCTGGCTGAGGTGCAGAGCTTGATCCAACAAAGACATTGGAGCTATGGGATCATAACCAGCGACAGCCCCTCCAGGCAAGTATATAGACAGAGCCCTGCCCCTATTGCAGGTATACAGTGTTTATAGATGGAGCATCTAGTAATGTCGATCACACACAATCCTTATACTGTGCTCAACTCTTCCCCCCCAGTCTCATTGTGGAATGTCGTTATTCTAAGAAGAACTTGGCCAGCACTGGGTTCCTGGTAAAGACCCCCACAGCCTTCCACCCCGCCCCTCACCTGGGGTTGTTCGAGGTGCAGTTACAGATTGCTAAAGGTGAGACCATGGCTCCTGGAGGGGTATCTGTCCATCTCCCCTATGGTTTATAAACCAAACATTGAGTTATCAAACACTCAATACTTTAGTCTTCCTTCAGTGCATG
This genomic interval from Polyodon spathula isolate WHYD16114869_AA unplaced genomic scaffold, ASM1765450v1 scaffolds_573, whole genome shotgun sequence contains the following:
- the LOC121308199 gene encoding uncharacterized protein LOC121308199, whose product is MCWSGQMTLPPCLLLACLLLGFGQAAFSWTGENPPLQPENAAPDLDSFFANGPSEDDDGGETASVGPALKPEQPRLTCYEDRMTLKLPGNGVNALSVRVKNRLVPVTSLVGFCKYSVTFSGDYSLFTASFKGCSVKIREIDGILSFVLTVFSRTGGAGLVMRCPENTPKVLPNAACGVTTVTFELPEGPLEEVTITNLSGLEMLINDAPDECAFYLMKGDGMNVLTIPYYAKDEGCPLLTQNNTLVFPVTYKDVEGRPGSIEQRCLPFEPPAICGPTSMSTDLPEGPLDQVFILDGKNSLVAVKANGSCGYRLVQGIGKNYFMAPYNACDVLKQNIDSHVYYSLLVSFSGINKVTRLRHMKCRVLAKREILPPPSLPPHPAAVSVSCSEGCMTVLLPAGPLDLVKVKDDSNNLVEVQSAPSACGYTLEEKDEKTVFTVSYTACHVKTLNNFYVLTVLFTLYSGVMREVTVSSCPVPPNLIPREGCMIPAEQQLPCGPSKISPAQCRARGCCMNSRTSRCFYPLEMCTADKHFVFAVYRKSFNTEINTASLAIAGDQSCLPVLCTPDYAIFKFPVTGCGTRTFVVGETTVYLAEVQSLIQQRHWSYGIITSDSPSSLIVECRYSKKNLASTGFLVKTPTAFHPAPHLGLFEVQLQIAKDGTFSQFYPSSSLPLSLLLGSRVYLELSLINPTDPSLVLLVHYCIAYPHSSSAVWVLLYQGCLNVLDYGSSATLHVHDQPPNSKLRRRFSLRTFQFLSSGLALDEEWS